Proteins from a genomic interval of Polyodon spathula isolate WHYD16114869_AA chromosome 1, ASM1765450v1, whole genome shotgun sequence:
- the ednraa gene encoding endothelin receptor type Aa: MHSVNINMVSIGVSMLLVLFLSTSSVLCQHTSVFLRDFNGTEGASYIAEQLSFYSTYSTPLSTFSTISPSLQIQNNTTAPRQNYLPMCHQKTKIKVFFRYVNTTFSCLFFIIGMVGNATLLRIIYQNKGMRNGPNALIASLALGDLIYISIAIPITVYKLMAQQWPFEDSGLGLFLCKLVPFLQKASVGITVLNLCALSVDRYRAVASWSRVQGVGVPMLTAIEIFSIWVLSIVLAVPEAIGFDMVTFEYNNVTHRTCMLYPKSSFMMFYKNVKDWWLFGFYFCMPLACTAVFYTLMTCEMLHNRKGSLRIALTEHLKQRREVAKTVFCLVLIFALCWFPLHLSRILKKMVYRDGDTGRCELLNFLLVLDYVSINMASVNSFINPIALYFVSKKFKNCFKSCLCCWCQRTKSMVPMNGTSLQYKIQEPNNHNTDRSTRKDSEN; the protein is encoded by the exons ATGCATTCTGTTAATATCAATATGGTATCTATAGGCGTAAGCATGTTGTTGGTGCTGTTCCTTTCTACAAGCAGTGTATTGTGCCAGCACACCAGTGTTTTTTTGAGAGACTTCAATGGGACAGAGGGAGCCTCCTACATCGCTGAACAGCTGAGCTTCTACAGCACGTACTCTACCCCTTTGAGCACTTTTTCGACAATTTCTCCAAGTCTGCAAATCCAAAATAACACAACAGCGCCAAGACAAAACTATCTGCCAATGTGCCACCAAAAAACTAAGATCAAAGTCTTTTTTCGGTATGTTAACACAACCTTTTCCTGCCTGTTTTTCATCATTGGTATGGTTGGGAATGCCACCCTGTTGAGGATTATCTACCAGAATAAAGGTATGAGGAATGGACCCAATGCACTGATCGCCAGTCTAGCTCTTGGGGATCTGATCTACATTTCTATCGCTATCCCTATCACGGTCTATAAG CTAATGGCTCAGCAGTGGCCCTTTGAAGACTCAGGTCTTGGACTCTTCCTTTGTAAACTGGTGCCATTTCTCCAGAAAGCATCAGTGGGAATCACTGTTCTCAACCTCTGTGCTCTCAGCGTGGACAG GTACAGAGCTGTGGCTTCCTGGAGTCGTGTCCAGGGGGTTGGGGTTCCAATGCTGACGGCCATTGAGATCTTCTCCATATGGGTTTTGTCCATCGTCCTTGCTGTGCCCGAGGCTATCGGCTTTGACATGGTCACCTTCGAGTACAATAATGTGACGCACAGGACCTGCATGCTCTATCCTAAATCATCATTTATGATg ttttataaaaatgtgaagGACTGGTGGCTCTTCGGATTTTATTTCTGCATGCCTCTGGCTTGCACAGCAGTCTTCTACACATTAATGACATGTGAAATGTTACACAACAGGAAAGGAAGCTTGAGAATTGCCCTAACTGAGCATCTGAAACAG agACGGGAAGTAGCAAAGACCGTGTTCTGCTTAGTTCTTATATTTGCACTGTGCTGGTTCCCACTGCATCTAAGCAGAATATTGAAGAAAATGGTGTACAGAGATGGTGACACAGGGAGATGTGAGCTTCTCAA CTTCCTGTTGGTACTGGACTATGTTAGCATTAACATGGCATCAGTAAACTCCTTTATAAACCCAATAGCTCTGTATTTTGTGAGcaagaaatttaaaaattgtttcaag TCATGTCTGTGCTGTTGGTGTCAGAGAACGAAGAGCATGGTGCCAATGAATGGGACAAGCCTACAGTATAAAATCCAGGAGCCTAACAACCATAACACAGACCGCAGCACACGCAAGGACAGTGAAAACTGA